One part of the Actinomyces howellii genome encodes these proteins:
- the rpmG gene encoding 50S ribosomal protein L33, with the protein MASKSADVRPKITLACSECKERNYITKKNRRNTPDRLAISKFCARCGKHTEHRETR; encoded by the coding sequence GTGGCCAGCAAGTCCGCCGACGTCCGCCCCAAGATCACTCTGGCCTGCTCGGAGTGCAAGGAGCGCAACTACATCACCAAGAAGAACCGCCGGAACACTCCGGATCGCCTCGCGATCTCCAAGTTCTGCGCTCGCTGCGGCAAGCACACCGAGCACCGCGAGACTCGCTGA